A genomic stretch from Zeimonas sediminis includes:
- a CDS encoding DNA recombination protein RmuC, which produces MLNAIADLASSSPRAVLAVLAGIGVLLFALGWAFGALPGRGRIAASRATLDERSGSLERALEQRDAALADARGLAERVAGLRAALDAERRQSGEKLRLLADARQQLADQFRALAAEVLDEKARAVGERHREQLGQLLEPLQQRLAEFRSRVDEVYEREGRERAALGEQVRQLMSLNRQLSDDAHALTRALKGQVKTQGAWGELILERVLEAAGLRRGSEYELQVSLADDAGRRLQPDAVVRLPEERVLVIDAKVSLLAWSEHVNAADDAVRADSMRRHVDSIRGHVKGLAGRGYEQLHGARSPDFVVMFVPVEAAFSAALAHDDALWHEAWQRNVLIVGPASLLFVVRTVAQLWRQARQDRNAREIAERGAELYDRFVAFAGDLEKLGERLRQARESYDSAWSRLATGRGNLVRQAEMLRELGVKPSKTLSVETLERAAAEDSDGGAAPAASGLPANEARPAAAENEARPAAAQG; this is translated from the coding sequence ATGCTGAACGCAATCGCGGATCTCGCCTCCTCGTCGCCCCGGGCCGTGCTGGCCGTGCTGGCCGGCATCGGCGTTCTCCTCTTCGCGCTGGGCTGGGCCTTCGGGGCCTTGCCGGGGCGCGGGCGGATCGCCGCCAGCCGCGCAACGCTCGACGAACGCAGCGGCTCGCTCGAGCGCGCGCTCGAGCAGCGCGACGCGGCGCTGGCCGATGCGCGCGGGCTGGCCGAGCGGGTCGCCGGCCTGCGCGCCGCCCTCGACGCAGAACGCCGCCAGTCGGGCGAGAAGCTCAGGCTTCTCGCCGACGCCAGGCAGCAGCTGGCCGACCAGTTCCGCGCGCTGGCTGCCGAGGTGCTCGACGAAAAGGCGCGCGCGGTCGGCGAGCGGCACCGCGAGCAGCTCGGCCAGCTTCTCGAGCCGCTGCAGCAGCGGCTGGCCGAGTTCCGCAGCCGGGTCGACGAGGTCTACGAGCGCGAGGGCCGCGAGCGGGCCGCGCTCGGCGAGCAGGTGCGCCAGCTGATGTCGCTGAACCGGCAGCTGTCCGACGACGCCCACGCGCTGACCCGGGCCCTGAAGGGCCAGGTGAAGACCCAGGGCGCCTGGGGCGAGCTGATCCTGGAGCGGGTGCTCGAGGCGGCGGGCTTGCGACGCGGCAGCGAGTACGAGCTGCAGGTGTCGCTGGCCGACGACGCGGGCCGCCGCCTTCAGCCCGACGCGGTCGTGCGCCTGCCCGAGGAGCGCGTGCTCGTCATCGACGCCAAGGTGTCGCTGCTGGCCTGGAGCGAGCACGTGAACGCAGCCGATGACGCGGTGCGCGCCGATTCGATGCGCCGTCACGTCGACTCGATCCGCGGCCACGTGAAGGGCCTCGCCGGTCGCGGATACGAGCAGCTGCACGGGGCGCGCTCGCCCGATTTCGTCGTGATGTTCGTGCCGGTCGAGGCCGCGTTTTCCGCCGCGCTCGCTCACGACGATGCCCTGTGGCACGAGGCATGGCAGCGCAACGTGCTGATCGTGGGGCCGGCCTCGCTGCTCTTCGTCGTTCGCACCGTCGCGCAGCTCTGGCGGCAGGCCCGCCAGGACCGCAACGCGCGCGAGATCGCCGAGCGCGGCGCCGAGCTCTACGACCGCTTCGTGGCCTTCGCCGGCGACCTCGAGAAGCTCGGCGAGAGGCTTCGCCAGGCCCGCGAGAGCTACGACAGCGCCTGGTCCCGGCTCGCCACCGGCCGCGGCAACCTGGTCCGCCAGGCCGAGATGCTGCGCGAGCTGGGGGTCAAGCCGTCGAAGACGCTGTCCGTCGAGACGCTGGAGCGGGCGGCTGCGGAGGACAGCGACGGCGGCGCGGCGCCCGCCGCCAGCGGGCTGCCTGCCAACGAGGCGCGGCCCGCGGCCGCCGAGAACGAGGCGCGGCCCGCGGCCGCTCAGGGATAG
- the ureC gene encoding urease subunit alpha: MTTISRRAYAEMFGPTVGDRLRLADTDLIVEVEDDLTLRAGGYGEEVKFGGGKTIRDGMGQGQRPNGPGAMDAVDCVITNAVIVDYWGIVKADIGIRGSRIAAIGKAGNPDVQPGVDIVIGPGTEIIAGEGMIVTAGGIDTHIHWICPQQIEEALASGITTMLGGGTGPATGTFATTCTPGPENIARMLMAADAFPMNLGFLGKGNASDPDPLRQQVEAGAIGLKLHEDWGTTPSAIDCCLGVAEEHDVQVAIHTDTLNESGFVEDTIAAFKGRTIHTFHTEGAGGGHAPDILKVVGEPNVLPSSTNPTRPYTINTIDEHLDMLMVCHHLDAGIAEDLAFAESRIRRETIAAEDILHDLGAISIFSSDSQAMGRVGEVILRCWQTAHKMKQQRGPLPGDGARNDNFRVKRYVAKLSINPALTHGIAHEVGSVEAGKWADLVLWKPAFFGVKPSLVLKGGFIAASVMGDPNASIPTPQPVHYRPMFGSFGGARTATSLTFLSRAAVDAGLHGRLGLRKQVSAVSGCRSVRKADMVHNAYAPRMQVDAQTYEVRADGQLLTCEPATVLPMAQRYFLF; encoded by the coding sequence ATGACCACGATCTCCCGGCGCGCCTATGCCGAGATGTTCGGCCCGACCGTCGGCGACCGCCTGCGGCTCGCCGACACCGACCTGATCGTCGAGGTCGAGGACGACCTGACGCTGCGCGCCGGCGGCTACGGCGAGGAGGTGAAGTTCGGCGGCGGCAAGACGATCCGCGACGGCATGGGCCAGGGCCAGCGTCCGAACGGCCCGGGGGCGATGGACGCGGTGGACTGCGTGATCACCAATGCCGTCATCGTCGACTACTGGGGCATCGTGAAGGCCGACATCGGCATCCGCGGCTCGCGCATCGCCGCGATCGGCAAGGCCGGCAATCCCGACGTGCAGCCCGGCGTGGACATCGTCATCGGCCCGGGCACCGAGATCATCGCCGGCGAAGGGATGATCGTCACGGCCGGCGGCATCGACACGCACATCCACTGGATCTGTCCGCAGCAGATCGAGGAAGCGCTCGCAAGCGGCATCACGACGATGCTCGGCGGCGGCACCGGGCCTGCCACCGGCACCTTCGCCACGACCTGCACGCCGGGGCCGGAGAACATCGCCCGGATGCTGATGGCCGCCGACGCCTTCCCGATGAACCTGGGGTTCCTCGGCAAGGGCAACGCGAGCGACCCGGACCCGCTGCGCCAGCAGGTCGAGGCCGGGGCGATCGGCCTGAAGCTGCACGAGGACTGGGGAACGACGCCGTCCGCGATCGACTGCTGCCTGGGCGTGGCCGAGGAACACGACGTGCAGGTCGCGATCCACACCGACACGCTGAACGAGAGCGGCTTCGTCGAGGACACGATCGCCGCGTTCAAGGGACGAACGATCCACACCTTCCACACCGAAGGCGCCGGCGGCGGCCATGCGCCTGACATCCTCAAGGTGGTCGGCGAGCCCAACGTGCTGCCGAGCTCGACCAATCCCACGCGGCCCTACACGATCAACACGATCGACGAACACCTCGACATGCTGATGGTCTGCCATCACCTGGACGCGGGAATCGCCGAGGACCTCGCCTTCGCGGAGAGCCGGATCCGTCGCGAGACGATCGCCGCCGAGGACATCCTGCACGACCTGGGAGCGATCAGCATCTTCAGCTCCGACAGCCAGGCGATGGGACGGGTCGGCGAGGTGATCCTGCGCTGCTGGCAGACCGCCCACAAGATGAAGCAGCAGCGCGGCCCCTTGCCGGGCGACGGCGCGCGCAACGACAATTTCCGCGTCAAGCGCTACGTGGCCAAGCTGTCGATCAATCCGGCGCTGACCCACGGCATCGCCCACGAGGTCGGCAGCGTCGAGGCCGGCAAGTGGGCCGACCTGGTCCTCTGGAAGCCGGCCTTCTTCGGCGTGAAGCCCTCGCTGGTCCTCAAGGGCGGCTTCATCGCCGCCTCGGTGATGGGCGATCCCAATGCCTCGATCCCGACGCCGCAGCCGGTTCACTACCGGCCGATGTTCGGAAGCTTCGGCGGGGCACGGACCGCGACCTCGCTCACCTTCCTGAGCCGCGCGGCCGTGGACGCGGGCCTGCACGGCCGTCTCGGCCTGCGCAAGCAGGTGTCTGCGGTGAGCGGCTGCCGCAGCGTCAGGAAGGCCGACATGGTCCACAACGCCTATGCGCCCCGGATGCAGGTCGACGCGCAGACCTACGAGGTCCGCGCCGACGGCCAGCTGCTGACCTGCGAACCCGCCACGGTGCTGCCGATGGCGCAGCGCTACTTCCTGTTCTGA
- a CDS encoding DUF3014 domain-containing protein has translation MPPPRRPARATAGFPWWILILLIALVAAGGYYWLQRGGGPAPGAGEAPATVTAPASPGPQAGAEAPAQAPVEQAKPEEPAVQERPAGGPKYPLPAGVAQEGDPSLPELARSDEPILEALTGIAPRVELGRFGNIGDFTRRVVITVDNLPRELIPAQYSVVQRIPGALAVTREGDAMTLSQANYRRYDAFVNFAESVGAKRLVSVYLRFYPLFQQEYRGMGYPKGHFNDRVIEAIDDMLAARQVDGPIRLVQPKVHYRFEDPALESLSAGQKIMIRVGPENAARLKRLLRAIRAELVG, from the coding sequence ATGCCTCCTCCTCGCAGACCTGCTCGCGCCACGGCCGGATTTCCGTGGTGGATCCTCATCCTGCTCATCGCCCTGGTCGCGGCGGGCGGCTACTACTGGCTGCAGCGAGGCGGCGGTCCGGCGCCGGGCGCGGGCGAGGCTCCGGCCACGGTCACCGCCCCCGCCTCGCCCGGGCCCCAGGCAGGCGCCGAGGCGCCGGCCCAGGCGCCGGTCGAACAGGCGAAGCCCGAGGAGCCAGCGGTTCAGGAGCGCCCCGCCGGCGGCCCGAAGTACCCGTTGCCGGCGGGTGTGGCGCAGGAGGGCGACCCGTCGCTGCCCGAGCTCGCGCGCAGCGACGAGCCCATCCTCGAGGCGCTGACCGGCATCGCCCCGCGCGTCGAGCTCGGCCGCTTCGGAAACATCGGCGACTTCACCCGCAGGGTGGTGATCACGGTCGACAACCTGCCGCGCGAACTGATCCCGGCGCAGTACAGCGTCGTGCAGCGGATTCCCGGCGCGCTGGCGGTCACCCGCGAGGGCGACGCGATGACGCTGAGCCAGGCCAACTACCGGCGCTACGACGCCTTCGTGAACTTCGCCGAATCGGTCGGGGCCAAGCGCCTGGTGTCGGTCTACCTGCGCTTCTATCCGCTGTTCCAGCAGGAGTACCGCGGAATGGGTTACCCGAAGGGCCACTTCAACGACCGGGTGATCGAGGCGATCGACGACATGCTTGCGGCACGGCAGGTGGACGGCCCGATCCGGCTGGTGCAGCCCAAGGTCCACTACCGCTTCGAGGATCCGGCGCTCGAGTCGCTGTCGGCAGGGCAGAAGATCATGATCCGGGTCGGCCCGGAGAACGCGGCAAGGCTCAAGCGGCTGCTGCGGGCGATCCGGGCGGAACTGGTCGGCTGA
- a CDS encoding Glu/Leu/Phe/Val family dehydrogenase codes for MDTRSPVSSRPAHGLSYVAPTATSPWGTYLAQIERVLPYLGPLARWAETLRRPKRSLIVDVPIEMDDGTVRHFEGYRVQHNLSRGPGKGGLRYHPDVTLEEVMALAAWMTIKNAAVNLPFGGAKGGIRVDPKKLSLKELEKLTRRYTSEIGIVIGPQQDIPAPDMNTNAQIMAWMMDTYSANAGATITGVVTGKPVHLGGSLGRVKATGRGVFVTGREAARRLGMDLDGARVAVQGFGNVGSAAAELFVGAGAKIVAVQDHTGTIANPAGLEMGPLIASARLHGGVGEFRGGGRIDDESFWDIDCDILVPAALEGQITAARAQRLKSRLVLEGANGPTLPDADDVLADRGILVVPDVICNAGGVTVSYFEWVQDFSSFFWTEDEINLRMDKIIVDALKRIWDTADQHRISLRTATFAVACERILTARQERGLYP; via the coding sequence ATGGACACGCGATCCCCGGTTTCATCCCGCCCGGCCCACGGCCTTTCCTACGTGGCGCCGACGGCGACCAGCCCCTGGGGCACCTACCTCGCGCAGATCGAGCGGGTGCTGCCCTACCTCGGTCCGCTGGCCCGCTGGGCGGAGACCCTTCGGCGGCCCAAGCGCTCGCTGATCGTCGACGTGCCGATCGAGATGGACGACGGCACGGTTCGGCACTTCGAGGGTTACCGGGTGCAGCACAACCTGTCGCGCGGGCCCGGCAAGGGCGGCCTGCGCTATCACCCCGACGTGACGCTCGAGGAAGTGATGGCCCTGGCTGCGTGGATGACGATCAAGAACGCGGCGGTGAACCTGCCCTTCGGCGGCGCCAAGGGCGGCATTCGCGTCGACCCGAAGAAGCTCTCGCTGAAGGAGCTCGAGAAGCTGACCCGGCGCTACACCAGCGAGATCGGCATCGTGATCGGCCCGCAGCAGGACATCCCGGCGCCCGACATGAACACCAACGCCCAGATCATGGCCTGGATGATGGACACGTACTCGGCCAACGCCGGCGCCACGATCACCGGCGTCGTCACCGGCAAGCCGGTGCACCTGGGCGGCTCGCTGGGGCGGGTCAAGGCGACCGGCCGCGGCGTGTTCGTGACCGGTCGCGAGGCGGCGCGCCGGCTCGGGATGGATCTCGACGGCGCGCGGGTCGCGGTCCAGGGCTTCGGCAACGTGGGCTCGGCGGCGGCCGAGCTGTTCGTCGGGGCGGGCGCGAAGATCGTGGCGGTGCAGGACCACACCGGCACGATCGCCAACCCGGCCGGGCTGGAAATGGGCCCGCTGATCGCGTCGGCGCGGCTGCACGGCGGCGTCGGCGAGTTCCGCGGCGGCGGGCGGATCGACGACGAATCCTTCTGGGACATCGACTGCGACATCCTGGTGCCGGCGGCGCTCGAGGGCCAGATCACGGCGGCGCGCGCGCAGCGCCTGAAGTCGCGACTGGTGCTCGAAGGCGCCAACGGCCCGACGCTGCCCGACGCCGACGACGTGCTGGCCGATCGCGGCATCCTGGTGGTGCCCGACGTGATCTGCAACGCCGGCGGCGTGACGGTCAGCTACTTCGAGTGGGTGCAGGACTTCTCGAGCTTCTTCTGGACCGAGGACGAGATCAACCTGCGCATGGACAAGATCATCGTCGACGCCCTGAAGCGGATCTGGGACACCGCCGACCAGCACCGGATATCGCTGCGGACCGCGACCTTCGCGGTGGCCTGCGAGCGGATCCTGACCGCGCGGCAGGAGCGCGGGCTCTATCCCTGA
- the ureG gene encoding urease accessory protein UreG, whose protein sequence is MTSLHSIPGRTRKLPPLRVGVGGPVGSGKTTLVEMLCKTMRERYDLVVITNDIYTKEDQRLLTVAGALEPERIMGVETGGCPHTAIREDASINLEAVDRMLERFPDADIVFIESGGDNLAATFSPELSDLTIYVIDVAAGEKIPRKGGPGITKSDLFVINKTDLAPHVGASLEVMDSDTRRMRPERPFVMTNLKTLDGLAEVVSFIERKGMLTGQ, encoded by the coding sequence ATGACCTCCCTGCATTCGATTCCCGGCCGCACCCGCAAGCTGCCGCCGCTGCGCGTAGGTGTAGGCGGGCCCGTCGGCTCCGGCAAGACCACGCTGGTGGAGATGCTCTGCAAGACGATGCGCGAGCGCTACGACCTGGTCGTCATCACGAACGACATCTACACGAAGGAAGACCAGAGGCTGCTGACCGTGGCGGGCGCGCTCGAGCCGGAGCGCATCATGGGCGTGGAAACGGGCGGCTGCCCCCACACCGCGATCCGCGAGGACGCCTCGATCAACCTCGAGGCGGTCGACCGGATGCTGGAGCGCTTTCCCGATGCCGACATCGTCTTCATCGAGTCCGGGGGCGACAACCTGGCCGCTACATTCAGCCCGGAGCTCTCCGACCTGACGATCTACGTGATCGACGTGGCCGCCGGCGAGAAGATCCCGCGCAAGGGCGGTCCGGGCATCACCAAGAGCGACCTGTTCGTGATCAACAAGACGGACCTGGCGCCCCACGTGGGCGCCAGCCTGGAAGTGATGGACTCCGACACGCGCAGGATGCGGCCGGAGCGGCCCTTCGTGATGACGAACCTCAAGACCCTGGACGGGCTCGCCGAGGTGGTGTCCTTCATCGAGCGCAAGGGCATGCTGACCGGCCAGTAG
- a CDS encoding urease accessory protein UreF has product MSACPGPASPAAPTLLQLIWLASPALPVGGFSYSEGLEAAIEAGRVRDEASAAAWLLDQLRLGPGLADLPVLAQAIPAWQAHDAQRIAELNAWTLTTRESAELRRQTEQMGRSLLEWLRNRPDDPRLVTLAALRPAPSFPVAFALAAQQAGAAPEQALLSFAFGWAENMVQAALKAVPLGQSAGQRILAMLADSIPAVAAHALALDDDGRQSFTPMLAILSARHETQYSRLFRS; this is encoded by the coding sequence ATGAGCGCCTGCCCCGGGCCCGCGTCGCCGGCCGCGCCGACGCTGCTGCAGCTGATCTGGCTCGCGTCGCCGGCACTGCCGGTCGGCGGATTCAGCTACTCCGAGGGCCTCGAAGCGGCGATCGAGGCGGGACGCGTACGCGACGAGGCGTCGGCAGCCGCGTGGCTCCTCGACCAGCTGAGGCTCGGGCCGGGGCTCGCGGACCTTCCGGTGCTGGCCCAGGCGATCCCGGCCTGGCAGGCGCACGACGCGCAGCGGATCGCGGAACTGAACGCGTGGACATTGACGACCCGCGAAAGCGCCGAGCTGCGTCGCCAGACCGAACAGATGGGCCGCTCCTTGCTCGAATGGCTCAGGAATCGCCCCGACGATCCCCGGCTCGTCACGCTCGCGGCTCTTCGGCCCGCGCCCTCCTTTCCGGTTGCGTTCGCGCTGGCGGCCCAGCAGGCGGGCGCCGCGCCCGAGCAGGCCCTTCTATCCTTCGCGTTCGGCTGGGCCGAGAACATGGTCCAGGCCGCACTGAAGGCAGTCCCGCTCGGGCAGAGCGCGGGCCAGCGGATTCTCGCCATGCTCGCCGATTCGATCCCCGCCGTCGCGGCTCACGCGCTCGCGCTCGACGACGATGGCAGGCAGTCGTTCACGCCGATGCTCGCGATCCTGTCCGCACGCCACGAAACCCAATACTCGAGGCTATTCCGCTCATGA
- the ureE gene encoding urease accessory protein UreE codes for MLTVDKLIPGGTGLAAPLLARAARVELDWDVRQKSRFDAIDSAGRRLGVFLPRGTSVRGGDVLVAEDGSLVRVQAAAQPVMIVEADRRHGSPFDLLRAAYHLGNRHVQLELRPDCLKLEPDHVLAQMLRQMRLSVREAREPFEPESGAYATQGSHSHSHGHGHGHSHDHDHDHDHDHGHSHSHSHSHSHDHDHDHDHDHDDARGGGHVHGPGCGHSHA; via the coding sequence ATGTTGACGGTCGACAAGCTGATCCCCGGAGGCACCGGCCTGGCCGCGCCGCTGCTCGCGAGAGCCGCCCGGGTCGAGCTCGACTGGGACGTCCGGCAGAAGAGCCGCTTCGATGCAATCGACTCCGCCGGTCGCCGGCTGGGCGTGTTCCTGCCGCGCGGCACCTCGGTGCGCGGCGGCGATGTCCTGGTCGCCGAGGACGGCTCGCTGGTGCGCGTGCAGGCCGCAGCCCAGCCGGTGATGATCGTGGAAGCCGATCGCCGGCACGGTTCGCCGTTCGACCTGCTGCGCGCGGCCTATCACCTCGGCAATCGTCACGTGCAGCTGGAGCTGCGCCCGGACTGCCTGAAGCTCGAGCCGGACCACGTCCTGGCGCAGATGCTGCGGCAGATGCGCCTGTCTGTGCGCGAGGCCCGCGAGCCCTTCGAGCCCGAGTCGGGTGCCTACGCGACGCAAGGCAGCCACAGCCACTCGCACGGGCACGGGCACGGGCACTCGCACGACCACGACCACGACCACGACCACGACCACGGGCACTCGCACTCGCACTCGCACTCGCACTCGCACGACCACGACCACGACCACGACCACGACCACGATGATGCCCGCGGCGGCGGCCATGTACACGGCCCCGGCTGCGGGCACTCGCACGCATGA
- a CDS encoding urease accessory protein UreD: MTTQSPRTLPEVAVPANAPEPGPHWHGSLSLRYRRDGERTIGSDRHDGPLRVLKTLHPEGPGTCHHVLVHPPGGIVGGDRLDIDIDLQEGAHALITTPGATRFYRSKGPAAAQHVSARVAAGARLEWLPLETIAYRGAIAANRMRFALAPGATMIGWEILALGLPAAGEPFDAGRFEQHVELPGVWLDRGTVAPGERIGRLLLDSPLGWDGRTTLCTMWCASGDNWAPAGLESLLHAARERLAAGPDPDRAGATAPHPRAVVVRALGNRVEPLWSTLRAIRDDWRRLLWNSAAVSPRIWRT, translated from the coding sequence ATGACGACGCAATCCCCGCGCACGCTGCCCGAAGTCGCGGTTCCCGCGAACGCTCCCGAACCCGGCCCGCACTGGCACGGGAGCCTCTCGCTGCGCTACCGCCGCGACGGCGAGCGAACGATCGGCAGCGATCGTCACGACGGCCCGCTGCGCGTGCTCAAGACCCTGCACCCGGAGGGACCCGGCACCTGCCATCACGTGCTCGTGCACCCGCCCGGCGGAATCGTCGGCGGTGATCGCCTGGACATCGACATCGACCTGCAGGAAGGCGCGCACGCGCTGATCACGACGCCCGGCGCGACCCGCTTCTATCGAAGCAAGGGCCCGGCCGCCGCGCAACACGTGTCCGCCCGTGTCGCCGCCGGAGCGCGGCTCGAGTGGCTCCCGCTCGAGACGATCGCCTATCGGGGCGCCATCGCCGCCAACCGGATGCGTTTCGCGCTCGCGCCCGGCGCGACGATGATCGGCTGGGAGATCCTCGCGCTGGGGCTGCCGGCCGCCGGCGAGCCCTTCGACGCAGGGCGCTTCGAGCAGCATGTCGAGCTGCCGGGTGTCTGGCTGGATCGGGGCACGGTGGCGCCGGGCGAGCGCATCGGCCGCCTGCTGCTCGACAGCCCGCTCGGCTGGGACGGCCGGACGACCCTGTGCACGATGTGGTGCGCAAGCGGCGACAACTGGGCGCCGGCAGGCCTCGAGTCCCTGCTGCACGCCGCGCGCGAGCGGCTGGCGGCAGGGCCCGACCCCGATCGCGCCGGCGCCACGGCGCCGCACCCGCGGGCAGTCGTCGTGCGGGCACTTGGAAACCGGGTCGAGCCGCTCTGGTCGACGCTTCGGGCGATCCGGGACGACTGGCGGCGGCTGCTCTGGAACTCGGCCGCTGTCTCGCCGCGGATCTGGCGCACCTGA
- a CDS encoding response regulator transcription factor encodes MTAEAEVPTHGTVLVVDDAPETLRWLCATLEAEAYRVLVARSGEEALDRLEYAVPDAILLDAVMPGLSGFETCRRIKANPAWSHVPVIFMTGLAETESIVQGFDSGGVDYVVKPVRAEEVLARLGAHVRNARVARMARDAVDVGGIGVLLIDTRGRIAWRSPHAEAWLRDRFAGADAIPPDDWVAEVLALGPGEASSWIAGDGTQMVARSLGAAGVDETMLLLQRREASSAAESRLESAALTPRETEVLSWVAKGKTNRDIAEILGMSPRTVNKHLEHVFEKLGVETRAAAAALASRALR; translated from the coding sequence ATGACAGCTGAGGCGGAAGTTCCCACCCACGGCACCGTGCTCGTCGTCGACGATGCGCCGGAGACGCTGCGCTGGCTGTGCGCGACGCTGGAAGCGGAGGCGTACCGGGTGCTGGTGGCGCGAAGCGGGGAGGAGGCTCTCGACCGACTCGAGTACGCGGTCCCGGACGCGATCCTGCTCGACGCGGTTATGCCTGGCCTCTCCGGCTTCGAGACCTGTCGTCGCATCAAGGCCAACCCGGCCTGGTCGCACGTGCCCGTCATCTTCATGACCGGCCTCGCCGAGACGGAATCGATCGTGCAAGGCTTCGACAGCGGCGGCGTCGACTACGTGGTCAAGCCGGTCCGCGCCGAGGAGGTGCTGGCCAGGCTCGGCGCGCACGTCCGCAACGCGCGCGTGGCGCGGATGGCCCGCGACGCGGTCGACGTCGGCGGCATCGGCGTGCTGCTGATCGACACTCGCGGCAGGATCGCGTGGCGATCCCCGCATGCCGAGGCATGGCTGCGGGACCGCTTCGCCGGGGCGGATGCGATTCCGCCGGACGACTGGGTCGCCGAGGTCCTGGCCCTCGGGCCGGGCGAGGCGAGCTCCTGGATCGCCGGCGACGGCACGCAGATGGTGGCACGCAGCCTGGGCGCCGCCGGCGTCGACGAAACGATGCTGCTGCTGCAGAGGCGCGAGGCGAGCTCGGCGGCCGAGTCCCGGCTCGAGAGCGCGGCGCTCACGCCGCGCGAGACCGAGGTCCTGTCGTGGGTGGCCAAGGGCAAGACGAACCGGGACATCGCGGAGATCCTCGGCATGAGCCCCCGCACCGTGAACAAGCATCTGGAACATGTCTTCGAGAAGCTCGGCGTCGAGACCCGCGCGGCGGCAGCGGCGCTCGCATCGAGGGCCCTGCGATGA
- a CDS encoding urease subunit gamma: MELTPREKDKLLIFTAALVAERRRARGVRLNYPEAVALISAAIMEGARDGKTVAQLMSEGKTLLARSEVMDGVAEMIPEIQVEATFPDGTKLVTVHQPIP; this comes from the coding sequence ATGGAACTCACGCCCCGCGAAAAGGACAAGCTGCTGATCTTCACCGCCGCGCTGGTCGCCGAGCGGCGAAGGGCCCGGGGCGTCAGGCTCAACTACCCCGAGGCCGTCGCGCTGATCAGCGCGGCCATCATGGAAGGCGCCCGCGACGGCAAGACGGTGGCCCAGCTTATGAGCGAGGGCAAGACGCTGCTGGCTCGCAGCGAGGTGATGGACGGCGTTGCCGAGATGATCCCCGAGATCCAGGTCGAGGCGACCTTCCCCGACGGCACCAAACTGGTGACCGTGCACCAACCCATTCCCTGA
- a CDS encoding urease subunit beta, producing MAVIPGELLTAEGELELNPGRRRISLVVENTGDRPIQVGSHYHFAETNAALRFDRAAARGMRLDIASGTAVRFEPGQQRTVELVDYSGERVARGFRGLVQGAL from the coding sequence ATGGCGGTCATTCCCGGCGAGCTGCTCACCGCGGAGGGCGAGCTCGAGCTGAACCCCGGCCGCCGCAGGATCTCGCTGGTCGTCGAGAACACCGGCGACCGGCCGATCCAGGTCGGCTCGCACTATCACTTCGCGGAGACCAATGCGGCGCTGCGCTTCGACAGGGCGGCCGCGCGCGGCATGCGGCTGGACATCGCTTCGGGCACCGCGGTGCGCTTCGAGCCCGGCCAGCAGCGCACAGTGGAGCTCGTCGACTATTCGGGCGAACGGGTGGCGCGCGGCTTTCGCGGCCTCGTCCAGGGGGCGCTATGA